The following coding sequences lie in one Pectobacterium sp. A5351 genomic window:
- a CDS encoding MFS transporter produces the protein MKNRITLFSLFIGQGLTGSVISMLTLTSTLAGNKLAPYPFLSTVPVTSTVLGGAIMVYYASYLMSSYGRRTAFAIGSIIGLFGSVLAAVSMYYEIFSLFILSTLILGGATVFNQYYRFAAAEIFNEDVKKKICTSIIIGGGVIGGVAGPIIATKGELLISEHVFLGTFILSSLVFALSFISQMFIFIPLGSKKDNDTQNVKVMDVIQCPGFLIGTMSCALAFSVMTLVMNATPLAMHHEQFNIEQSANVLQWHFFWMYAPAFLLPFLIHKIKTASIIQIGSLLFIIGSAFPLFVNDHLGYIISLSIVGAGWGVMFAGGTFLVNQIVDTKMKYKAQGVNSLSIYVVNFLSSLSVGFFMNMKNGWIIINLCSVGIMMTFLIYLTYRQSRT, from the coding sequence ATGAAAAATAGAATTACATTATTTTCGTTGTTTATAGGTCAGGGATTAACGGGGTCAGTGATTTCTATGTTGACGCTTACCTCTACGCTGGCGGGCAATAAACTTGCGCCATATCCATTTCTCAGTACAGTACCTGTTACCTCTACCGTTCTGGGAGGGGCAATTATGGTTTACTATGCGTCATATCTGATGTCGTCGTATGGGAGACGCACCGCTTTTGCGATTGGGAGCATCATCGGATTATTTGGCAGCGTGTTGGCTGCTGTGTCGATGTATTATGAGATTTTTTCATTGTTCATCTTATCTACTCTTATACTTGGAGGCGCTACCGTATTTAATCAATATTACAGATTTGCTGCTGCTGAGATATTTAATGAAGATGTAAAAAAGAAAATATGTACATCAATTATAATTGGTGGTGGGGTTATTGGTGGCGTGGCGGGGCCGATTATCGCGACAAAAGGCGAGCTACTGATCTCTGAGCATGTATTTCTGGGGACGTTTATACTGTCTTCTCTTGTGTTTGCGCTATCTTTTATTTCTCAGATGTTTATTTTTATTCCGCTAGGGAGTAAAAAAGATAATGATACTCAAAATGTTAAGGTTATGGATGTTATCCAATGCCCTGGTTTTTTAATAGGTACTATGAGCTGTGCTTTGGCGTTCTCTGTGATGACATTAGTGATGAATGCGACACCTTTGGCGATGCATCATGAGCAGTTCAATATAGAGCAGAGTGCAAATGTACTACAATGGCATTTCTTCTGGATGTACGCACCGGCTTTTTTGCTACCCTTTTTAATCCATAAAATTAAAACGGCATCTATTATACAAATAGGATCTCTTTTATTCATTATTGGCTCCGCTTTCCCTCTCTTTGTTAACGATCATTTAGGCTATATTATCTCTCTCAGTATCGTTGGCGCTGGCTGGGGAGTTATGTTTGCCGGTGGAACATTTTTGGTTAACCAGATTGTAGATACAAAAATGAAATATAAGGCTCAGGGTGTGAATTCCTTGTCAATATATGTTGTTAATTTTTTATCATCATTATCCGTCGGTTTTTTTATGAATATGAAAAATGGCTGGATCATCATAAATTTGTGTTCTGTCGGCATCATGATGACATTTTTAATCTATTTAACCTACCGACAATCACGTACTTGA
- a CDS encoding L-tyrosine/L-tryptophan isonitrile synthase family protein, giving the protein MNLNEEQKKTQISSSHRLISLVERLRHQLDTMDGRGSNYTIVHEDYFVNEILGKLENKLNTTISKRQSALLKRIKGKFGNHNSNKLTAVEYAAEALFDGYFFKNNEQYINRSETVSIISENINKHKEIILAMPVLSRKPFSPIKNKGYFPDIGEINTLLRCAKLAKLISNISNYPCKFIILADGNKYNRACKTPYEVVDLYQQSLNYWVKYLHIDDFVEVVDYEKWISDDSVDDWDFKRHVLNKRLYHELSSKYDRFFDANNPQKTFQYIQNDDIGKQLSHTYWSIITSVNYHSLFPDWHKEKQIFTRENQNFYVSFIASLNFQIDRLKKSHLFSSDIVGALAYDAIDTIFNMRKEAWEAAKQYVSISLTDRKLNTIYNKLPSVLKLTIHAKKGEYNFISTNAKDYAMTAQHTVAGIKNESESISVDYKYRLFRESEDHTKIYISSGDKKGKEFDPLYEMNKINQPMYYIKD; this is encoded by the coding sequence ATGAATCTGAATGAAGAGCAAAAAAAAACACAAATATCCAGTTCACATCGTTTGATTAGTTTGGTTGAACGGCTGAGGCATCAGCTTGATACGATGGATGGGCGTGGAAGTAATTATACTATTGTGCATGAAGACTATTTTGTTAATGAAATACTTGGTAAGCTGGAAAATAAATTAAATACAACTATATCAAAAAGGCAGTCAGCATTACTTAAGCGAATTAAAGGAAAGTTTGGCAATCATAACAGTAATAAATTAACCGCAGTTGAATATGCAGCAGAAGCCTTGTTTGATGGATATTTTTTTAAAAACAATGAACAATATATTAATAGAAGTGAAACTGTCTCAATAATAAGTGAAAATATCAATAAACATAAAGAAATTATTTTGGCGATGCCTGTCTTATCAAGAAAGCCATTTTCACCAATAAAAAATAAAGGATATTTTCCTGATATAGGTGAAATTAATACATTACTAAGATGTGCAAAACTGGCTAAATTAATATCAAATATTTCTAATTATCCGTGCAAGTTTATCATCCTGGCGGATGGGAATAAATATAACAGAGCATGTAAAACACCCTATGAAGTAGTGGATTTATATCAGCAGTCGCTTAACTATTGGGTGAAGTATCTTCATATTGATGATTTTGTCGAAGTTGTTGATTACGAAAAATGGATAAGTGATGATTCGGTTGATGATTGGGATTTTAAAAGGCACGTTTTAAATAAGCGTCTTTATCATGAGTTATCGTCTAAATATGATCGTTTTTTTGATGCCAATAATCCTCAAAAAACATTTCAATACATACAGAATGATGATATTGGAAAACAGTTATCGCATACATACTGGTCAATAATAACATCTGTGAATTATCATTCATTATTTCCTGACTGGCATAAAGAGAAACAGATTTTTACCAGAGAAAATCAAAATTTTTATGTGTCATTCATTGCATCTTTAAATTTTCAAATTGATAGACTAAAAAAGTCACACCTTTTTTCTTCCGATATCGTTGGTGCTCTTGCTTATGATGCAATAGATACCATTTTTAATATGAGGAAAGAGGCGTGGGAAGCCGCAAAGCAGTACGTTTCTATTTCTTTAACAGATCGAAAATTGAATACTATTTATAATAAATTACCATCGGTTTTGAAGTTGACCATTCATGCCAAAAAAGGGGAATATAATTTTATATCGACGAATGCTAAAGATTACGCAATGACAGCTCAGCATACTGTTGCGGGTATAAAGAATGAAAGCGAAAGTATTTCGGTGGATTATAAATACAGACTTTTCCGTGAATCTGAAGATCATACAAAAATTTATATTTCATCAGGAGATAAAAAAGGTAAAGAATTTGATCCATTATATGAGATGAATAAAATTAATCAGCCGATGTACTACATTAAAGATTAA
- the murJ gene encoding murein biosynthesis integral membrane protein MurJ, translated as MNLLKSLAAVSSMTMLSRILGFVRDAIVARIFGAGMATDAFFVAFKLPNLLRRIFAEGAFSQAFVPILAEYKSQQGDEATRTFLAYVSGMLTLILALVTVAGMVAAPWVIMVTAPGFAVTPERFELTSDLLRVTFPYILLISLTSMVGSVLNTWNRFSVPAFAPTLLNVSMIGFSLFAAPYFNPPVMALAWAVLVGGLLQLGYQLPHLKKIGMLVLPRLKWREPSVWRVMKLMGPAVLGVSVSQISLIINTIFASFLSEGAVSWMYYADRLMEFPSGVLGVALGTILLPSLAKSFASGNHDEYSRLMDWGLRLCFLLALPSAVALGILAKPLTVSLFQYGKFSAFDALMTQRALIAYSVGLMGLIVVKVLVPGFYSRQDIKTPVKIAIVTLILTQVMNLIFIGPLQHAGLALSIGLASCLNAGLLYWQLRKQDIFQPQPGWRRFLVRLLVAVIVMSLVLLGMLWWMPAWDDGNMTMRILRLLLVVVAGAGSYFATLALLGFRPRDFARRSV; from the coding sequence ATGAATTTACTTAAATCACTGGCTGCCGTCAGTTCCATGACCATGCTATCGCGCATTTTAGGGTTTGTGCGCGATGCGATCGTCGCGCGTATTTTTGGTGCAGGTATGGCGACGGATGCCTTCTTTGTGGCGTTTAAACTGCCCAACCTGCTCCGGCGGATTTTCGCGGAGGGCGCATTCTCACAGGCTTTTGTGCCTATTCTTGCCGAATATAAAAGTCAGCAGGGTGACGAGGCCACGCGAACCTTCCTCGCTTATGTTTCCGGTATGCTGACGCTGATTCTGGCGTTGGTCACCGTAGCCGGAATGGTTGCCGCCCCTTGGGTTATTATGGTGACCGCTCCTGGTTTTGCCGTGACGCCAGAGCGCTTTGAGCTGACCTCGGATCTGTTAAGAGTCACGTTTCCCTACATTCTGCTGATTTCACTGACCTCTATGGTCGGTTCGGTGCTGAACACCTGGAACCGTTTCTCGGTGCCGGCGTTTGCCCCGACATTACTTAACGTCAGCATGATTGGTTTCTCGCTGTTTGCTGCGCCATATTTTAACCCACCGGTGATGGCGCTGGCCTGGGCGGTGTTGGTTGGCGGTTTACTGCAACTCGGCTACCAGCTACCGCATCTGAAAAAGATTGGCATGCTGGTCTTGCCACGCCTGAAATGGCGGGAACCGAGCGTTTGGCGAGTCATGAAGCTGATGGGGCCTGCGGTTCTGGGCGTCTCGGTAAGCCAGATTTCACTCATCATCAACACCATTTTCGCGTCCTTCCTCAGTGAAGGTGCGGTGTCATGGATGTATTACGCCGATCGCCTGATGGAGTTCCCTTCCGGCGTTCTGGGCGTGGCGCTGGGAACGATCTTACTCCCGTCGCTGGCGAAGAGTTTTGCCAGTGGCAACCATGACGAATACTCCCGTCTGATGGATTGGGGACTCCGCCTGTGTTTCCTGCTGGCGCTGCCGAGTGCGGTCGCACTAGGTATTTTGGCTAAACCGTTGACGGTGTCGCTGTTCCAGTACGGTAAATTTAGCGCCTTTGATGCGCTGATGACCCAGCGGGCACTGATTGCCTACTCGGTTGGGCTGATGGGATTGATTGTTGTCAAGGTGCTCGTACCCGGATTTTATTCCCGACAGGATATCAAGACGCCGGTTAAAATCGCGATAGTCACGCTGATTCTGACGCAGGTGATGAACCTGATCTTTATCGGCCCGCTGCAACATGCTGGTCTGGCCTTGTCCATCGGTCTTGCATCGTGCCTGAATGCAGGGTTGCTGTACTGGCAACTGCGTAAGCAGGATATTTTCCAGCCACAGCCGGGTTGGCGGCGTTTTCTGGTGCGTCTGCTGGTCGCGGTTATCGTGATGTCGCTGGTTTTACTGGGGATGCTGTGGTGGATGCCCGCGTGGGATGACGGCAACATGACGATGCGAATCCTGCGTTTGCTGCTGGTGGTGGTCGCGGGAGCAGGGTCCTATTTTGCCACGCTGGCCCTGCTGGGGTTCCGGCCACGAGATTTTGCCCGCCGTAGTGTGTAG
- a CDS encoding YceH family protein yields MKYQLDAREARVIGCMLEKQITTPDQYPMSLNGITTACNQKTNREPVMELSESEVQQTLDLLVKKHFLRTLSGFGNRVVKYEHRFCNSEFGDLKLSAAEVALVTTLLLRGPQTPGELRTRAARLYDFSDVSEAESTLEQLQQRDDGPFVVRLAREAGKRESRYRHLFSGEAHDGTMLEVESANDDAHPLTERVEALEKEVAELKRQLASLLA; encoded by the coding sequence ATGAAATACCAATTGGATGCTCGTGAAGCCCGCGTGATTGGCTGCATGCTGGAAAAGCAGATCACCACGCCGGATCAATACCCGATGTCGTTAAACGGCATCACCACGGCCTGTAATCAGAAAACTAACCGCGAACCCGTGATGGAGCTGAGTGAAAGCGAGGTGCAGCAAACGCTGGATTTACTCGTGAAGAAGCATTTCCTGCGCACGCTCAGCGGGTTTGGTAATCGTGTTGTGAAGTATGAACATCGTTTTTGCAATTCTGAGTTTGGCGATCTGAAGCTGTCAGCGGCGGAAGTGGCGTTGGTGACGACGCTGCTCCTGCGTGGCCCACAGACGCCGGGCGAACTGCGTACTCGTGCGGCCCGACTGTATGATTTTTCAGATGTCAGCGAGGCTGAATCCACTCTTGAACAACTACAACAGCGCGACGATGGGCCGTTTGTTGTCCGACTGGCGCGGGAAGCGGGTAAGCGAGAAAGCCGCTATCGACACCTTTTCAGCGGTGAGGCCCATGATGGGACGATGCTTGAAGTGGAAAGCGCAAACGATGATGCGCATCCGCTGACTGAACGGGTTGAGGCGTTAGAAAAAGAGGTCGCTGAACTCAAGCGTCAGCTTGCCTCGCTGTTAGCGTAA
- the rimJ gene encoding ribosomal protein S5-alanine N-acetyltransferase — protein sequence MFGYRSTPARVQLTTDRLVVRLAQERDAWRLAEYYSENRDFLKPWEPVRDASHCYPSGWQARLSVINDMHKQGSAYYFLLLDPNENEVYGVANFSNVLRGSFHACYLGYSLGQKWQGQGLMYEALQPAIRYMQRQQHMHRIMANYMPHNERSGNLLARLGFEREGYAKDYLLIDGKWQDHVLTALTNAEWKSPR from the coding sequence ATGTTTGGCTATCGTTCAACGCCAGCAAGAGTGCAATTGACAACCGACAGGCTGGTGGTGCGTCTGGCCCAGGAACGTGATGCATGGCGTCTGGCTGAATACTATTCTGAAAACCGTGATTTCCTTAAGCCGTGGGAACCCGTGAGAGACGCCAGCCATTGCTATCCGTCAGGCTGGCAGGCACGGCTGAGCGTGATTAACGATATGCATAAACAGGGCAGCGCCTATTACTTCCTCCTGTTGGATCCGAATGAAAACGAAGTGTACGGCGTGGCGAATTTCAGCAACGTGCTACGGGGATCGTTTCACGCCTGCTATCTGGGCTATTCGCTCGGCCAAAAATGGCAGGGGCAGGGGCTGATGTATGAGGCGCTGCAACCAGCAATACGCTATATGCAGCGTCAGCAGCATATGCATCGCATCATGGCTAACTATATGCCGCATAACGAGCGTAGCGGGAATTTGCTGGCGCGTTTGGGGTTTGAACGTGAGGGCTATGCGAAGGATTATCTGCTGATTGACGGCAAATGGCAGGACCATGTATTAACCGCGCTGACCAACGCCGAGTGGAAGTCTCCGCGTTAA
- the mdtH gene encoding multidrug efflux MFS transporter MdtH: MPLMSQARSLGKYFLLLDNMLVVLGFFVVFPLISIRFVDDLGWAALLVGIALGLRQFIQQGLGIFGGAIADRFGAKPMIITGMLLRASGFVFMAIADEPWLLWLSCALSGLGGTLFDPPRTALVIKLVRPQERGRFYSLLMMQDSAGAVIGALIGSWLLQYDFEIVCWAGAVIFVLAAALNAWLLPAYRISTVKTPILEGLTRVIRDRRFLMYVLTLTGYYMLAVQVLLMLPIMVNEIAGTPSAVKWMYAIEATLSLTLLYPIARWSEKRFRLEQRLMAGLFIMSVSMFPIGMTTELQTLLLLISLFYIGSIIAEPARETLSASLADSRARGSYMGFSRLGLALGGAIGYSGGGWLFDTGHALNQPELPWFMLGTIGFLTLAALYWQFNQRRIEPAMLGGH; this comes from the coding sequence ATGCCTCTGATGTCGCAAGCTCGGAGCTTGGGTAAATATTTTTTATTATTAGATAATATGCTGGTGGTTTTAGGGTTCTTCGTTGTATTTCCCCTTATTTCCATTCGTTTTGTCGACGATCTCGGCTGGGCTGCATTATTAGTCGGTATCGCGTTGGGATTGCGCCAGTTTATTCAACAAGGGCTCGGTATTTTCGGTGGGGCTATTGCCGATCGTTTTGGTGCCAAACCGATGATTATTACCGGGATGCTGCTACGCGCCTCCGGTTTTGTGTTCATGGCGATTGCCGACGAGCCTTGGCTACTCTGGCTGTCTTGTGCACTATCCGGCCTCGGCGGCACGCTCTTCGATCCGCCGCGCACTGCACTGGTCATCAAACTGGTCCGTCCGCAGGAACGCGGCCGTTTCTACTCGCTGTTAATGATGCAGGACAGCGCGGGTGCCGTTATCGGCGCCCTCATCGGCAGTTGGCTGCTCCAGTACGATTTTGAGATCGTTTGCTGGGCGGGTGCGGTCATTTTCGTGCTCGCGGCTGCGCTTAATGCCTGGTTGCTGCCAGCCTATCGTATCTCGACGGTCAAAACGCCGATACTGGAAGGTCTGACCCGCGTTATTCGTGACCGCCGTTTCCTGATGTATGTGTTAACCCTAACGGGTTACTACATGCTGGCCGTGCAGGTGCTGTTAATGCTGCCTATTATGGTCAATGAAATCGCCGGAACGCCGTCTGCGGTGAAATGGATGTACGCCATTGAAGCAACGCTGTCGCTGACGCTGCTTTACCCTATCGCTCGCTGGAGCGAGAAGCGCTTCCGACTGGAACAACGCCTGATGGCAGGTCTTTTCATTATGTCCGTCAGTATGTTCCCCATTGGGATGACAACCGAGCTGCAAACCCTGCTGCTGCTGATCAGCCTGTTTTACATCGGCTCAATTATCGCCGAGCCTGCGCGTGAAACCTTGAGCGCATCGCTGGCAGACTCCAGAGCAAGAGGCAGTTATATGGGGTTCAGTCGGCTTGGGCTGGCGCTCGGCGGCGCAATTGGTTACAGCGGCGGCGGTTGGCTGTTCGATACCGGACATGCGTTGAACCAGCCGGAATTGCCGTGGTTCATGCTCGGCACTATCGGGTTCCTGACGTTAGCCGCACTGTATTGGCAGTTCAATCAACGCCGCATCGAGCCTGCGATGTTGGGCGGTCATTAG
- the grxB gene encoding glutaredoxin 2 encodes MKLYIYDHCPYCVKARMIFGLKNLPVELQILANDDVATPERLIGQKMVPILQKDDGSHMPESMDIVHFIDHYDRKPLLTGSTNPAIAAWLRKVTEYTPRLIIPRFAQAAFEEFASASARQYFINKKEAQLGSFAEHLSHSQGLIKKLNNDLQDLDPLIVQPNACNGVLSTDDIDLFPLLRSLSIVAGVTPPSRVADYRDNMAKQTQVTLLSSLAI; translated from the coding sequence ATGAAACTCTACATTTACGATCACTGTCCCTACTGCGTTAAAGCACGCATGATCTTCGGCCTGAAGAATCTCCCTGTCGAACTGCAAATACTGGCAAATGACGATGTCGCAACGCCAGAGCGGCTGATCGGTCAAAAAATGGTGCCCATTCTGCAAAAAGACGATGGCAGCCACATGCCTGAAAGCATGGATATTGTTCATTTCATTGATCATTACGACCGCAAACCGCTGCTGACCGGTTCCACCAATCCCGCCATCGCCGCCTGGCTGCGTAAAGTTACCGAATATACGCCTCGCCTGATTATCCCCCGCTTTGCTCAGGCAGCCTTTGAAGAATTTGCCTCCGCTTCCGCCCGGCAATACTTTATTAATAAGAAGGAAGCCCAGCTAGGCAGTTTTGCTGAACACCTGAGCCATTCGCAGGGACTAATTAAGAAATTGAACAATGATTTACAGGATCTGGATCCGTTGATTGTCCAACCAAACGCCTGTAACGGCGTACTATCAACGGACGATATCGACCTCTTCCCACTGCTCCGCTCGCTGTCTATCGTGGCGGGTGTCACGCCGCCTTCACGCGTTGCAGACTATCGGGATAACATGGCGAAACAAACTCAGGTAACGCTGCTCAGCAGCCTGGCAATCTAA